In a single window of the Chaetodon trifascialis isolate fChaTrf1 chromosome 19, fChaTrf1.hap1, whole genome shotgun sequence genome:
- the xrcc3 gene encoding DNA repair protein XRCC3, whose amino-acid sequence MDWDQLELHPRIVVAVRRAKLKSVKEVWSFPGLDLQTLTGLSRSDIQQLLAAAAAACRRHPPVSALLLHRGECRRLESGLRLSVGCPVLDELLRGGLPVGGVTELSGESGAGKTQLALQLCLSVQYPTQYGGLNSGAVYICTEDSFPIRRLQQLIRDQSCLRSDVPPSLISRLQFSDQVYVEHAADLDSLQVCLSRRVPLLLARGLIRLLVVDSVAALFRSEFQAADWLERTKQLLAFSSTLHHLSQEFTTPVLCINQVTDVFNSSDDSLGPLTSSVSPALGLAWANQVMVRLMIRRLQAAVARGDQRSALRRLEVVFAPHLARDGRDVAVWREGVRGIPSSAR is encoded by the exons ATGGACTGGGACCAGCTGGAGCTCCACCCGAGGATCGTTGTAGCCGTAAGGAGAG CTAAGCTGAAGTCTGTTAAGGAGGTTTGGTCTTTTCCTGGGCTGGACCTGCAGACGCTCACTGGTCTGTCCCGCTCTgacatccagcagctgctcgCCGCAGCTGCCGCCGCCTGCAGACGACACCCTCCGGTCTCAG ccctCCTACTCCACCGTGGTGAGTGTCGCAGGTTGGAGTCGGGCCTCAGACTTAGTGTTGGATGTCCGGTGCTGGACGAGCTGCTGAGGGGGGGCCTTCCTGTCGGGGGCGTCACTGAGCTCTCGGGAGAAAGTGGAGCGGGGAAGACGCAGctggctctgcagctctgtctgtctgtacagtaCCCAACACAGTATGGAGGACTGAACTCAG GAGCGGTCTACATCTGCACCGAGGACTCATTTCCCATCAgacgtctgcagcagctgatcagAGATCAGTCCTGTCTGCGCTCTGATGTCCCTCCATCACTGATCAGCAGACTGCAGTTCAGTGACCAGGTATACGTCGAACACGCTGCTGACCTG GactctctgcaggtgtgtctcTCCCGCCGCGTCCCCCTCCTGTTGGCTCGGGGTCTGATCCGGCTCCTGGTGGTCGACTCAGTGGCGGCTCTGTTCAGGTCTGAGTTccaggctgctgattggctggagaggACCAAACAGCTGCTCGCTTTCTCCTCTACACTGCACCACCTGAGCCAGGAGTTCACCACACCTGTCCTCTGTATCAACCag gtgaccGACGTGTTCAACAGCTCAGACGACAGTTTGGG CCCTCTGACCTCCAGCGTGTCGCCGGCTCTGGGGTTGGCCTGGGCTAATCAGGTGATGGTTCGGCTGATGATTCGGCGCCTTCAGGCAGCGGTCGCCCGTGGCGACCAGCGCAGCGCCCTCCGCAGGCTGGAGGTGGTGTTCGCTCCTCATCTGGCCCGAGACGGACGAGACGTCGCtgtgtggagggagggagtCCGAGGAATCCCGAGCTCTGCCAGATAA